The uncultured Desulfobulbus sp. genome window below encodes:
- a CDS encoding DUF6657 family protein — MAEIKSTMDLVMERAARMGMATPEEMRQEENTKKGMQSTVEFLNGSIATLGEILGTFPQEDQQVIVKGMLRSLVRNLFLPRDEEGKERLQRAIAGIVELNAASADVGALCQELQTIALQYGQHRQQLRDQLAQQIRMQIEQVMMSKGMQPDSIDFDPTTEPQFKEQWSKLEAELDGQYGQALQQFKAQLSAWFGI; from the coding sequence ATGGCTGAAATTAAATCGACCATGGATCTGGTAATGGAGCGTGCTGCCCGTATGGGCATGGCAACACCAGAGGAAATGCGTCAGGAAGAAAATACCAAAAAGGGCATGCAGAGCACGGTCGAATTTTTAAACGGCAGCATTGCCACGCTTGGAGAAATTCTCGGCACCTTTCCGCAAGAAGACCAGCAGGTGATTGTTAAAGGGATGCTGCGATCCCTGGTACGCAACCTCTTTCTGCCCCGTGACGAAGAAGGTAAGGAACGGCTGCAGCGGGCCATTGCCGGTATTGTGGAGCTCAATGCCGCCTCAGCCGATGTGGGCGCTCTCTGCCAGGAATTGCAGACCATCGCCCTGCAGTATGGTCAACATCGTCAGCAGCTGCGTGACCAGCTTGCCCAGCAAATCCGTATGCAGATCGAACAGGTAATGATGAGTAAAGGGATGCAGCCCGACAGTATAGACTTTGACCCGACTACCGAGCCACAGTTCAAGGAACAGTGGTCCAAACTTGAGGCAGAGTTGGATGGCCAGTACGGGCAGGCCCTGCAGCAGTTCAAGGCCCAACTTTCAGCCTGGTTTGGGATTTAA